GCCGGGATCCGGTAGCTCGCGTAGCCTCCCTGGCCGGCGACGAAGGGGACGGTTACTTCTGTGGTTGCTTCTGTGGTTGCTTCTGTGGTTTCTGTCATGAGGTGACTCCTTGTGCGGCCTATGAGCCCGCACCATCCCCAAGTTGGGCGAATTCGTGGTGAACTCCACGTCACGAACGGCCGGTTGGGGCAGGATGCGCGGACATGGATGCCGTACGGGTTGCGCTGTTGCGTGAAGTGCTCGCCGGGACCGAGTGGTTGGGGGCGACACGACGGTTCGCGGGGGTGTTGCGCGGGTCGGTGGTGTCGCACGGGGGCGGGTTGCTGCTGGTGGGTACGCCCGCGTATGAGCCGTGGCATCTCGCGGCGCATCTCGTCGACGAGGCGGCCTGGTCGGGTACGCCGGAGTTGGCGCCGACTCTTGTACGGCACGACGCGCGTCCCTCGGATCCGGCGCACCTGGCGGTCGGGCTCGGCCGGATCGAGGCGGCCCGGCGTGGGGAGACGCTGCTGGTGGTGTCCCCCGAGGGCCCCGGTGACCCGCTCCTGGAACGGGTGCACGATGCCCGCCGGGCCGGGGCGACCGTCCTCGCGCTGGGCTCCGGTGACCGTGAACTCGCCTCCCTGGCCCACGAGTCGCTCCCTGTACCGCCGGGAACTGACCTGGACCTGGACACCGTGCAGCACCTCGTGAGCGCGGCGGCCGGGGAGAATGTGTTGCCGGTGACGCGGGGGCGCCGGCGTTTCCGTGACCGCTTGTCCCGCCTGACGGACCATTTGACGGCACCGCCGCCTGCGCCTTGGTAAGAGGTTTCCCACCCACCCACCCGTCTCGGTCAGTTGAGAGGTGGACGAGAAGCACGGGACGAGGCCACCGTCTCCTCCCAAGTGACCGTGGCGGGCAGTCACCGCCGCCAGTTTCCCACCCACCCACCCGTCTAGGGCGGTTGAGAAGTGGACGAGCAAAGCGGGACCACGCCCCCGCCGCCTCCAAGTGACCGCAGCGCATCGGCACCGCCACCAGGTGCCCACCCGCCCGCCGGCCTTGGCCAGTTGGGAAAAGTGGATGAGAAGAGCGGTGCCAGACCGCCGCAGGCCACCCACACGTCTCGGCCCGTCAACAACGGGACACGGAAAGCGGTGCCAGACCGCCGCCCCCAAGCGACCGAGGCAGCTCGTCACCACCAACTCCCCACACCACCCGGCCACCCCCAACTCCCCACCCCACCCGGCCACCCCCAACTCCCCACCCCACCCGGCCACCACCAGCTGCCCACCCCACCGCCCGACCGCCCAACACCCCCACCTAATCCAGTCACCCCGCCCGAAGCCCCCCAAAAAATCCGCTTGCCACCCCCACCCCCCACCCCGACCATTGCCCCTCGTGACCGACAGCACGGATCCCCCTGTTCCCCCCGCCGATCCCCCCGCCGAACCCCCCACAGGCCTCCGCGCCCTCCTCCCCGACCTGACCCCCTGGCACGCCTCCGCCGACTTCCGCAGGCTCTGGGTCGCGGGCCTGGTTTCGAGTTTCGGCAGCTTCCTGACGTTCGTCGCGCTCCCGGTGCAGATCAAGGAACTCACCGGCTCCGCCGCGGCGGTGGGCGCGGTCGGAGCCGTGGAACTGGTCCCCCTCATCGTGTTCGGGCTCTACGGAGGCGCCCTCGCCGACGCGTGGGACAAGCGGAAGCTGATCGTGTGGACCGAGGTCGGACTGGGCGTGCTGTGCGGGGCGTTGCTGTTCAACTCGTTGTTGCCGCGGCCCGCCCTGTGGCCGCTGTATGTGATCGCCGCCCTGACCTCCGTGCTCGGCGCGATCCAGCGGCCCGCGCTGGACTCCCTGTGGCCGCGGATCGTGGCGCACGAGCACATGACGGCCGCCTCCGCGCTCAACTCCCTGCGCTGGACGGTCGGCGGGGTCACCGGACCGGCGGTGGCGGGCGTGGTCGTGGCGTTCGCGGGGCTGCCGTACGCGTTCGCGGCGGACACGGTGACGTATGGGATCTCCGTGGTCCTGATCTTCCGTATCGCCGCCTCGCCCGGCGCCCACGAGGCGCGCAAGCCGTCGCTGAGGTCCATCGCCGAGGGCGCCCGGTACGCCTGGAGCCGCAAGGAACTCCTGGGTACGTACGCCATCGACCTCGCGGCGATGTTCTTCGCGATGCCGCTCGCGGTGCTGCCGTTCCTCGCCGATGATCTGCACGCGCCGTGGGCGCTGGGGCTGATGTACTCGACCGTCCCGGCCGGTGCCCTGCTGGTGAGTGTGACCAGCGGCTGGACGTCCCGGATCCACCGGCACGGGCGGATGGTGGTGCTGGCGGCGGCGTTGTGGGGCGCGGCGATCGCCTGCGCGGGCGCGGTCGGGAACGTGTGGCTGGTGCTGCTGTTCCTCACCGTCGCGGGCGGCTGCGACATGGTCAGCGGCATCTTCCGCGGGGTCATCTGGAACCAGACGATCCCGGACGAGCTGCGCGGCAGGCTCGCCGGGATCGAGCTGCTGTCCTACTCGGTGGGCCCGCAGCTGGGCCAGGTCAGATCCGGTGGCATGGCCGCCCTGTCCGGGGTGCGGACGTCGGTGTGGGCGGGCGGGCTGATGTGCGTCGGCGCGGTGGGGCTGCTGGCCGCAGGACTGCCGAAGCTGATGTCGTACGACGCGAGGACGGACGAGCACGCGCTACGGCTGAAGGCGCGACGCGCGGCGCCGACTCCCCCGCCCGCACCCTCTCCCGCTTCCTCGCCCTCTCCCGCACCCTCGCCCGCTCCCTCGACGTCCCCGGCCGGGGACTGATCAGTCGTCGGTGTTCCCCTTGGCCGCGTCGTGCCACTTGGGGTCGTTCTCCCACTCCAGGTTGCGCTCGCGGGCCGTCTCCATCGCGTGTTCGGCCTCGGCGCGGGTGGTGTACGGCCCGAACCGGTCCTTGGCGGGGCACTCCGGCCCCTCCTCGACCTTCTTGTGTTCGAGGCAGTAGTACCACTCGCCGGGCTTCCCGACCGTGCGCTTCTTGAACAGGGCCATCAACGGCTCCTTTCCCTACGGCCATGTTCCCCCATGTCCGCTGGTTAGACTCGCTGGCATGTCTGGCCAGTCGCTGCTCGTACCAGGGGAGCTCTCCCCCACCCGTCCCGTGCCCGGAAACATCCGTCGCCCCGAGTACGTCGGCAAGCCCGCGCCGACCCCGTACACCGGGCCGGAGGTGCAGACCCCCGAGACGATCGAGGCGATGCGCGTCGCCGGGCGGATCGCCGCGCGGGCGATGGCGGAGGCCGCGAAGATCATCTCGCCGGGGGTGACCACGGACGAGATCGACAAGGTCGCGCACGAGTACATGTGCGACCACGGCGCCTATCCGTCCACGCTCGGCTACCGCGGCTTCCCCAAGTCCCTGTGCACCTCGCTCAACGAGGTGATCTGCCACGGCATTCCGGACTCCACGGTGCTGCGCGACGGCGACATCATCAACCTCGACGTGACGGCGTACATCGGCGGGGTGCACGGCGACAACAACGCGACCTACCTGGTCGGTGACGTCGACGAGGAGTCCAGGCTGCTGGTCGAGCGCACGCGTGAGTCCCTGGACCGCGCGATCAAGGCGGTCCGGCCGGGCCGGCAGATCAACATCATCGGCCGGGTCATCGAGTCGTACGCCAAGCGCTTCGGCTACGGCGTGGTCCGGGACTTCACCGGCCACGGCATCAACTCGTCCTTCCACTCCGGCCTGATCGTCCCGCACTACGACAGCCCGCACGCGACGACGGTCATCCAGCCCGGGATGACGTTCACGATCGAGCCGATGCTGACGCTGGGGACGTACGAGTACGACATGTGGGACGACGGGTGGACGGTCGTCACGAAGGACCGGAAGCGGACGGCGCAGTTCGAGCACACGCTGGTGGTGACGGAGACGGGGGCGGAGGTTCTCACGCTGCCCTGAGGGCTCCCTCGCTGATCATGGCGGCTCGCTCCCTCGTGGGGCGGGCCGTTTTTCTTGTACGCTTTTACCGACAGAGTGTCGGCAACCTGTTGACTTAGGTAAGCCTTACCTTAGAGGATAGGGCTCATGGACTCCTTCTCGACAGTCATCCGCACCGCGTCCCACGAACAGCACGTGGAGGCAGAGACCTCCACCTTCATGAGCGATCTGCTCGGCGGCCGGCTGGGCGTGGACGCGTACGCCCGGTACACCGAGCAACTGTGGTTCGTCTACGAGGCGTTGGAGACCGGGGCGGAGCGGCTCGCGGCGGATCCGGTGGCCGGGGCGTTCATCCGGGCCGAGTTGTTCCGGCTGCCGGCGCTGGAGCGGGACCTCGCGCATCTGCGGGGTGCGGAGTGGCGGTCCGGGCTGACCGCGCTCCCTGCCACGCGGGCCTACGCGGACCGGGTGCGGGAGTGCGCCGAGGAGTGGCCGGCGGGGTACATCGCCCACCACTACACCCGTTACCTCGGGGATCTCTCCGGCGGGCAGATCATCCGGGACAAGGCGGAGCGGACCTGGGGGTTCTCCCGTAAGGGGGACGGGGTGCGGTTCTACGTGTTCGAGGGGATCGGGAACCCGGCGGCGTTCAAGCGGAGTTACCGCGAACTGCTGGATGAGGTTCGGGTCGATGATCTGGAGAAGCAGCGGATCGTGGCCGAGTGCAAGCGGGCGTTCGCGTTGAACACCGGGGTGTTCCGGGCGTTGGGTGAGGAGTTTCCGCTCTCCGCGTGACCGCACGGGCCGGACGCACCCACCGGTGTCGAAGGGGTCAGCGTTCCAGGAACACCCGGCCGCCGACCTCCACCCAACCCCCGGGCTGCGGTGCCGTGAGGATCTGGGAACCCGCCCCCTGCGTGATGTTGAGAGCCCTGCCCAACTGGTCCGTCAACAACAGCGCCGCCGCGCCCGTCGCCTCGTCCTCGTGGATGCCGTCGTCCCGACCGGGGAAGGCGCGGGCGCGGACGCGGCCCGCTGCCTCGTCCTCCCAGGCCCAGGCGTAGATCCACTCGCCGGGTGGGGGGACGGGGAGGGCGTCGACCTCGGGGGCGGTGGCGTACTGGCGGAGGGTTCGGGGTGGGGCCCACTCCGGGAGGGCCTCGATCCAGCTGAACTCTCCGTCGAGGCGGGCGCCCACGATGCCTGCGGGGGTGACCAGTTCGGGGATGTCCAGGAGCCAGGCCGTGCCGACGCAGGGGTGGCCGGCGAAGGGCAGGCGCGTGGTCGGGGTGTAGATGTCGATGACTCCGCGCTCGGGGTCGTCGACGAACACGGTCTCGCTGAAGCCGAGTTTCCCGGCGAACACCTGCCGCTCGTCCGGGTCCGGCATGACGGAACCCTCGCGGACGACGCCGAGTTCGTTGCCGTATCCGCCGCTGGGGCCGCAGAAGACACGCAGTACGTCGTAGTCAGTCACGGGGGCATTCAAACACCGCGCGGGCGGCGAGGTCATCCCAGGTGGGGGCTCCACCGTC
The nucleotide sequence above comes from Streptomyces sp. N50. Encoded proteins:
- a CDS encoding MFS transporter; translated protein: MTDSTDPPVPPADPPAEPPTGLRALLPDLTPWHASADFRRLWVAGLVSSFGSFLTFVALPVQIKELTGSAAAVGAVGAVELVPLIVFGLYGGALADAWDKRKLIVWTEVGLGVLCGALLFNSLLPRPALWPLYVIAALTSVLGAIQRPALDSLWPRIVAHEHMTAASALNSLRWTVGGVTGPAVAGVVVAFAGLPYAFAADTVTYGISVVLIFRIAASPGAHEARKPSLRSIAEGARYAWSRKELLGTYAIDLAAMFFAMPLAVLPFLADDLHAPWALGLMYSTVPAGALLVSVTSGWTSRIHRHGRMVVLAAALWGAAIACAGAVGNVWLVLLFLTVAGGCDMVSGIFRGVIWNQTIPDELRGRLAGIELLSYSVGPQLGQVRSGGMAALSGVRTSVWAGGLMCVGAVGLLAAGLPKLMSYDARTDEHALRLKARRAAPTPPPAPSPASSPSPAPSPAPSTSPAGD
- the map gene encoding type I methionyl aminopeptidase; this encodes MSGQSLLVPGELSPTRPVPGNIRRPEYVGKPAPTPYTGPEVQTPETIEAMRVAGRIAARAMAEAAKIISPGVTTDEIDKVAHEYMCDHGAYPSTLGYRGFPKSLCTSLNEVICHGIPDSTVLRDGDIINLDVTAYIGGVHGDNNATYLVGDVDEESRLLVERTRESLDRAIKAVRPGRQINIIGRVIESYAKRFGYGVVRDFTGHGINSSFHSGLIVPHYDSPHATTVIQPGMTFTIEPMLTLGTYEYDMWDDGWTVVTKDRKRTAQFEHTLVVTETGAEVLTLP
- a CDS encoding biliverdin-producing heme oxygenase: MDSFSTVIRTASHEQHVEAETSTFMSDLLGGRLGVDAYARYTEQLWFVYEALETGAERLAADPVAGAFIRAELFRLPALERDLAHLRGAEWRSGLTALPATRAYADRVRECAEEWPAGYIAHHYTRYLGDLSGGQIIRDKAERTWGFSRKGDGVRFYVFEGIGNPAAFKRSYRELLDEVRVDDLEKQRIVAECKRAFALNTGVFRALGEEFPLSA
- a CDS encoding PhzF family phenazine biosynthesis protein, with the translated sequence MTDYDVLRVFCGPSGGYGNELGVVREGSVMPDPDERQVFAGKLGFSETVFVDDPERGVIDIYTPTTRLPFAGHPCVGTAWLLDIPELVTPAGIVGARLDGEFSWIEALPEWAPPRTLRQYATAPEVDALPVPPPGEWIYAWAWEDEAAGRVRARAFPGRDDGIHEDEATGAAALLLTDQLGRALNITQGAGSQILTAPQPGGWVEVGGRVFLER